CGGGAGTCTGCCCGAAGCCACATGGCTGTTATTGCCCCACGAGAAGGGTGTCATCGCCGCCGTGGCCGCAGATACGGTGCGCGAGAATTTGGAGCGCGTTACAGCCCTGTTGCTGGGTCCCGGCTTTGGCATGGCAGATACCACTGGCGAATTTCTCAAGCGTTTATTCGGGGATACAGTCGCCAAGAAGAGCGGCAGTTTGGGCTTTGTTAAAATGCCTGAGACCGAGTCGCGGAAAGAAAACCATATATTGCCTCCATTGATTATTGACGCTGACGGTCTCAAGCTGTTGGCGAAACTCCCCGATTGGGCCGCGCGACTACCCAAGCCCGCCGTGCTGACGCCTCACCCCGGTGAGATGTCTGCCCTGACCGGCCTCGAAACCGCCGAGATTCAAGCTGACCGCTTGAGCATCGCCGAACGCTTTGCCGCCGAGTGGGGGCAAGTGATAGTGCTCAAAGGCGCCTTTACCGTGATTGCTGCTCCCGATGGCCGCACGATGATTATCCCGGTGGCCTCGTCTGCGCTGGCGCGCGCCGGTTCGGGTGATGTGCTCGCTGGTTTGATCGCCGGTCTGCGCGCTCAGGGCATGGAAGCCTTCGAAGCCGCCGCCGCTGGAGCCTGGATTCACGCTCAGGCGGGTCTACTGGCTGCCGAGATGCAGGGTAACACAGCCACTGTTTTGGCGGGTGATTTGCTAAATGTGTTGCCTGATGTGCTGGAACAATTGTTATAGGTTCTAACGCAAGGCCGCCAAGAGGCAGAGTCGCAAAGATTTTTGAAAATTCTCCTTGCGACTTTCAACCTTTGCGCCCTTGCGTTAAATTTTTTGTTCGTTTCGAGTATAATTCAGACCATGTCTATCCAAAAATTATCCCATCTCGATGAAAGCGGGCGCGCCCGCATGGTGGATGTCGGCGCTAAACCCATAACCGAGCGCGTGGCAGTTGCTAAAGGCGAAGTCATCATGCGCCCGGAGACGCTGGAACTCATCCAGGTCGGGGCGCTGAAAAAAGGGGATGTCCTCAGCGTGGCTGAATTGGCCGGTGTGATGGCTGCAAAAAAAACATCCGACCTGATTCCGCTGTGCCATCCCCTGGCGCTTAATCAGATTTTGGTCGAGATTCAGCCTCAACCGGAACTGCCCGGCGTGGAGATCACTGCCACGGTGCGCACCTCCGGTAAAACCGGCGTGGAGATGGAAGCCCTGACCGCCGTCTCTGTGGCTGCCCTGACTGTTTACGATATGGCGAAAGCCGTTGAGAAAACCATGCAAATTACGCATATCCGCCTGGTGGAGAAACACGGCGGTCAAAGTGGTGACGTGATCAATGAATGAAATAACCATCCTGTTTTTTGCCACGATGCGCGATCATACCGGCGAGCGCAAAATTTCGCTAAATGTGCCGGAAAATATTCAAGTCAGCGGTTTAAAAACCTTGTTGGCTGAACGCTATCCCCATGCAACCGGAGCGTTGGATGCTACCCTGGTTTCGATCAACCGTGATTACGCTTTTGATGAAGACATCATCCCCGCTGGGGCAGAAGTTGCCATGTTTCCGCATGTCAGTGGGGGATAAGATGTCTCAATTCCCAACGATTTTCTCGATTACAAAAGATGAACTCAATCTGGATGATCTGCTGGCGCAGATTACCCTGCCCTCGACCGGGGCGGCCTGCTTCTTCACCGGGATGGTGAGAGGCACGACCCAACGCGATGGCTTGCCTCCAGAGACGGAATACCTCGAATATGAGGCTTACACCCCGATGGCGGAGGCGAAAATGGGGCAGGTTGCCGATGAAATCCGCCAGCGCTGGCCGATGATTGAGGGCATTGCGATTGTACAACGCATCGGACGCTTGTATCCCATGACGCCGACGGTGCTGATTGCTTGCACCGCCGCGCATCGTGATACCGGGGTTTTTGAAGCAGCGCGCTATGGCATTGATCGCCTGAAAGAGATTGTGCCAGTCTGGAAGAAGGAAATCGGCCCGGATGGGGGAACCTGGATTGAGGGCGGGTACACGCCCCAACCCGGGGAATAGCCGCGCTTCGGGCACGCGTACCAGCCCAGAGCGAGTCCGTTCGTCCATACTGTGGGTGGGGGATCGCATCGGATTTAGTTGCGCTCTATGGCGCAACCAGTCATCGGATAGGGGGTTTTTAAAATGCATCATTGATCTATTTTCTTGGAGGCATTCTATGATGAGTGAACGCGTTGTAATAACAGGAATGGGCGCGGTGAGCCCCCTGGGGTTATCGGCTGGAGAAAGTTGGCAAAACGCGCTGGCGGGTGTTTCTGGTATTGGGCCGATTACACAATTTGATACTGCTGATTTTTTGGTAAAAGTAGCCGGGGAGGTCAAAAATTTTGATCCGACGAATTATATACCAGCCCGAGATGCGCGCCGCCAGGATCGTTTTGAGCAATTTGCGGTGGTTGCAGCGAAGGAGGCTGTGGAGCAGGCCGGATTGGCTGTGACTGAAGTCAACCGTGAGCGCGTTGGGGTGATTATTTCTTCAGCAATTGGCGGTCTGGGTTCGTTGGAAGAAGGTAGCCGAATATTGATCGAATCAGGCCCGCGGCGGGTTAGCCCGTTTTTGATACCGATGCTGATGCCCAATGGCGGAGCCGGGCTAACCGCGATTGAATATGGATTTCAAGGCCCGGCCTTTTCGGTGGCTTCAGCTTGCGCCTCGGGGGCAGATGGCATTGGCGTTGCCTGGATGATGCTCAAGCTGGGAATGATTGACGTGGCTGTGACCGGTGCCAGCGAATCGACAATTGCGCCGGTTGGTGTGGCTGCGTTTGACCGTTTGGGGGCTATGTCGCGTCGCGGGGTTGGCGAAATCACTCCGCAGCCTTTCGATAAAGAGCGCGACGGTCTTGTGATGGGGGAAGGCGCGGCGGTGCTGGTGATGGAGCGTGAAAGCCACGCCCACAAGCGCGGTGCTCAAATTTTTGCCGAGTTTGGCGGTTATGGCAGTACGTCCGATGCCTATCATATTACTGCCCCGGCAGCCGATGGCGCGGGCGGGGCGCGGGCCATGCGCCTGGCGATGGAAAGCGCTTTGGTCAATCCCGATGAGATTAGCTATATCAGCGCGCATGGCACAGCCACACCGCTAAACGATGTCGCCGAAACCCAGGCGATCAAGGCAGCTTTCGGCGATTTAGCGTATAATATTCCTGTTTCGTCTACCAAATCCATGACCGGGCACATGATGGGCGCCACCGGCGCGCTCGAAGCGCTTTTCTGTGTGCGTGCGGTGAGTGAAAATTTGCTGCCGCCCACGATCAATTACCATACGCCCGATCCGGAGTGCGATCTGGATTATATTCCTAACCAGGCGCGTGAAGCGCCTGTTGAAATTGCAATCAGCAATGCATTTGGCTTTGGAGGTCATAACGCGGTTTTGCTTATCAAGAAATATCGCGGATAGAAAACAATCGTCATAAAAAGTTGAACAAACGGAGCGTGAGGTACCCGACTTGATGGGGTGGGGTATCTCCCGCTCCCTGAGTTCCGGAGGATATCATGGATACTACTCAGGGATACCGCGAGGTGGAAACCCCGCGGGCTTTAGCTAAACGGCTGGGGATTGAGATGGATGATTTGCGCCTGCTCAGCCGGGCGCTTACACACCGTTCGTATCTAAATGAAAATGTGGATGCACTCGAAGATAACGAGCGTCTCGAATTTCTCGGCGACGCAGTTTTAGATTTTCTGGTGGGTGCCTGGCTCTATAATCGTTTCCCCGAAATGTCTGAAGGAGAGTTGACGCGTATGCGCTCGGCGCTGGTGCGTACTGATCAGCTTGCCGAATTCGCCGATGAAATCAATCTGGGCGGAGCTATGTGCCTGGGGCGCGGCGAGGCGGAGAATGGCGGGCGTGAGCGCCCGGCATTATTATGTGCCACCTTTGAAGCACTGATAGGGGCGATCTATTTGGGATCCGGACTGGGTGAAGTGCAACGATTTTTCGACCCCTTCCTTAATGGGATGGCACATCAGATCTATGCTTCGGGTGGGTTGCAAGACCCAAAGAGCAGCCTGCAAGAATGGACGCAAGCGCACGGCGATGGCGCGCCGAAATACCGCACGATCTCCGCTACTGGTCCCGATCACGAGAAATTTTTCGAAATCGAAGTGTTGATTGGCGATAAAGTATATGGCCGAGGCAGCGGACACAGTAAGCAAGCCGCTGCTAAAGCTGCGGCGCGTGAAGCTATAATCGCGCTCGGCGCAGAATGAGATTCAGAATAGACAATTTTCACCACTTGGTTTACGATACAGCACATGCATTTAAAATCTCTCGAACTTCAAGGCTATAAGACCTTTGCGGG
The sequence above is a segment of the Chloroflexota bacterium genome. Coding sequences within it:
- the moaC gene encoding cyclic pyranopterin monophosphate synthase MoaC codes for the protein MSIQKLSHLDESGRARMVDVGAKPITERVAVAKGEVIMRPETLELIQVGALKKGDVLSVAELAGVMAAKKTSDLIPLCHPLALNQILVEIQPQPELPGVEITATVRTSGKTGVEMEALTAVSVAALTVYDMAKAVEKTMQITHIRLVEKHGGQSGDVINE
- a CDS encoding MoaD/ThiS family protein, which gives rise to MNEITILFFATMRDHTGERKISLNVPENIQVSGLKTLLAERYPHATGALDATLVSINRDYAFDEDIIPAGAEVAMFPHVSGG
- a CDS encoding molybdenum cofactor biosynthesis protein MoaE codes for the protein MSQFPTIFSITKDELNLDDLLAQITLPSTGAACFFTGMVRGTTQRDGLPPETEYLEYEAYTPMAEAKMGQVADEIRQRWPMIEGIAIVQRIGRLYPMTPTVLIACTAAHRDTGVFEAARYGIDRLKEIVPVWKKEIGPDGGTWIEGGYTPQPGE
- the fabF gene encoding beta-ketoacyl-ACP synthase II is translated as MSERVVITGMGAVSPLGLSAGESWQNALAGVSGIGPITQFDTADFLVKVAGEVKNFDPTNYIPARDARRQDRFEQFAVVAAKEAVEQAGLAVTEVNRERVGVIISSAIGGLGSLEEGSRILIESGPRRVSPFLIPMLMPNGGAGLTAIEYGFQGPAFSVASACASGADGIGVAWMMLKLGMIDVAVTGASESTIAPVGVAAFDRLGAMSRRGVGEITPQPFDKERDGLVMGEGAAVLVMERESHAHKRGAQIFAEFGGYGSTSDAYHITAPAADGAGGARAMRLAMESALVNPDEISYISAHGTATPLNDVAETQAIKAAFGDLAYNIPVSSTKSMTGHMMGATGALEALFCVRAVSENLLPPTINYHTPDPECDLDYIPNQAREAPVEIAISNAFGFGGHNAVLLIKKYRG
- the rnc gene encoding ribonuclease III, whose product is MDTTQGYREVETPRALAKRLGIEMDDLRLLSRALTHRSYLNENVDALEDNERLEFLGDAVLDFLVGAWLYNRFPEMSEGELTRMRSALVRTDQLAEFADEINLGGAMCLGRGEAENGGRERPALLCATFEALIGAIYLGSGLGEVQRFFDPFLNGMAHQIYASGGLQDPKSSLQEWTQAHGDGAPKYRTISATGPDHEKFFEIEVLIGDKVYGRGSGHSKQAAAKAAAREAIIALGAE